A region from the Aphis gossypii isolate Hap1 chromosome 1, ASM2018417v2, whole genome shotgun sequence genome encodes:
- the LOC114120859 gene encoding reticulocyte-binding protein homolog 2a isoform X4 has translation MIMSSLNTVVYLCKEVFDSNCQPTQIEIEEQASRLGIDLVKEIHLLSIAKQCLLEPLPVDWFPCYIEKENKYFYYNKQSKISQWEHPLDEYYRQIVEKTRSEDCSTGQDISLNIILDEENLLDTTMYLHTKNSNYEKKAVAEKRTVRFKTPIEESLDLDDSEENMKFLGPIKLNTPFTNTSSTLHNLPQFSTTSTYDLRNTGSRSVLSKYNILPSKEELSKKSELDENIKKTNYEDSPTNLNYTTGKENLRKIDITLTESSDRSESTSSEIQTDHMNSEYEENGQKEKDNIVTSVQLNKRHEKIDTIDDDGKSAIDNINDFQSIGTAKLYNVKKDDLVSDSGNSTAKDSKIIQSSIASSSLSATKSKMAEITQRFPLNQFSNETKLFKRKPIISDEGIFDLKSNNIKSKIESGNDLEDEKPKLLDDTHIKVKIEKHCDLMKNKLEDTIKTNQNILREELIKKIDEVIQKQHDNFQKHVEERHNELFSKNELELKNIIKNVQETTRKSLIEECDKKYIQNISNTEQMCEENLRKFKKDLEDYTDLFKHKIQSDLDAISNELKKDFAKNKEIITDGWNEALGSYKNDELAKAKHNFEQSTENIKRETEIQIQQFHLEFREKLKIISEDKLNSVSEQLDIALREEINLVKKRVNESSKHNMNNKTTKHIPQSEIYNDYPEFNLEYQNINTHRINYSNIRKKIQHCSNELNDALKLVNEISSTNEKE, from the exons ATGATTATGTCGAGTTTGAATACTGTAGTATATTTATGCAAAGAAGTATTTGATTCAAACTGTCAACCAACACAAATTG aaattgaaGAACAAGCATCACGATTAGGAATAGACTTAGTGAAAGAGATACATCTTTTGAGTATTGCTAAACAATGTTTACTTGAACCATTGCCTGTCGATTGGTTTccttg TTATatcgaaaaagaaaataagtatttttactataataaacaaagtaAAATATCTCAATGGGAACATCCTTTAGATGAATATTATAGACAAATAGTTGAAAAAACACGTTCAGAAGATTGTTCTacag gtcAAGACAtatcattaaacataattctaGACGAAGAAAATTTACTCGACACTACTATGTATCttcatacaaaaaat agtaattatgaaaaaaaagcgGTTGCTGAAAAACGAACAGTACGTTTTAAAACTCCTATAGAAGAATCATTAGATCTTGATGATTCCGAGGAAAATATGAAGTTTTTAGGACCAATAAA GTTAAACACACCTTTCACAAATACATCATCTACTTTACACAATTTACCCCAATTTTCAACAACGAGTACTTATGATCTAAGAAATACAG GTAGTCGGAGTGTACTTTccaagtacaatatattaccaAGCAAAGAAGAACTGTCCAAAAAGTCTGAAttagatgaaaatattaaaaaaacaaattatgaagACTCACCTACGAATTTGAACTATACTACtggaaaagaaaatttaagaaaaattgatataactttgaCGGAATCTTCTGATCGATCAGAGAGTACTTCATCTGAAATTCAAACAGATCATATGAATAGCGAATATGAAGAGAacg GTCAAAAAGAAaaggataatattgtaacatcggttcaattaaataaacgtCATGAAAAAATCGATACTATCGATGACGATGGGAAATCCGCaatcgataatattaatgattttcaatCCATAGGAACTGCAAAATTGTACAATGTTAAAAAAGATGATTTAGTTAGTGATAGTGGAAACTCTACAGCAAaagattctaaaataatacaatcatcAATAGCTTCTAGTAGTTTGTCTGcaactaaaagtaaaatggcAGAAATAACCCAACGATTTCCACttaatcaattttcaaacgaaacaaaattatttaaaagaaaaccaATAATAAGTGATGAAGGCATTTTTGACTTAaagtctaataatataaaatctaagaTTGAATCAGGAAATGATTTGGAAGACGAGaaaccaaaattattagatgacacacatattaaagttaaaattgaaaaacattgcgatttaatgaaaaataaattagaagatacaattaaaacaaaccaaaatatattaag GGAAGAATTGATTAAAAAGATCGATGaagttattcaaaaacaacatgataattttcaaaaacacgtTGAAGAACGACACAATGAGCTTTTTTCTAAAAAcgaattagaattaaaaaatataataaaaaatgt GCAAGAAACTACTAGAAAATCATTAATCGAAGAATGTGACaagaaatatattcaaaatatttcaaatactgaACAAATGTGTGAAGAAAATTtaagaaagtttaaaaaagatttaGAGGATTATACAGatttattcaaacataaaatacagtcTGACCTTGATGCAATAtcgaatgaattaaaaaaagattttgctaaaaataaagaaataataaccgATGGCTGGAACGAAGCATTAGGATCGTACAAAAACGACGAGTTGGCAAAggcaaaacataattttgaacaaagtacagaaaatattaaacgtgaAACGGAAATTCAAATACAACAATTTCACTTAGAATTCCGtgaaaaactcaaaattatatccgaagataaattaaatagtgttTCTGAGCAATTAGATATAGCATTAAGAGAAGAAatcaatttagttaaaaaacgTGTTAACGAAAgttctaaacataatatgaataataaaactacGAAACATATACCACAATCAGAAATATACAATGACTATccagaatttaatttaga
- the LOC114120757 gene encoding facilitated trehalose transporter Tret1-2 homolog encodes MIMESSKKITPVLTVSSVAMIIGIIMRQVEWSSLLPQRGSQIFSSSISGDGPWWSFSPVLFVFGAIHGALLAGLGWRRFCNRLGMVFFDAILIVGLFAVSFPVRSTELMVVGRLLLGTGSGGLSAIVPAYVGEISHPKFRGRLSALFPMIMVMGVMISDVFGPFKQYDYQQPFNISFNVFCCSIIILHVIGLYFDHKSLHSSSRSFFEQHHHNIYSLNAINLLSQHNWIKAFFLPSMSCFDNCYNAFRRSSWHGLDASHNYRTDFRALFIGVGCMFFHQMCGINVMVSYMIHTIKMADIHVDPKTVFITLEIVQVIVMCIAIIIIDSRGRRILLISSAVIMCFCFASLAFCNFFKMQLNATTLNNISMICIMFFILAYSLGFGPVPWVIVGEIFSMKVKPYGVSLATAINWLMMLAGAYFPNENNTFLEIEYVFLVRFVLCLFGALFAWWFIPETKKISLTQIQLEIDANFEVISYIPV; translated from the exons atgataatggaatcgtcaaaaaaaattacgccTGTCTTAACTG TATCATCAGTGGCAATGATAATCGGCATAATAATGCGACAAGTGGAATGGTCGTCTCTGCTTCCACAAAGAGGATCGCAGATTTTTTCATCATCGATTTCTGGCGATGGCCCGTGGTGGTCATTTTCACCAGTCTTATTCGTATTTGGTGCCATACACGGTGCATTGCTCGCGGGGCTTGGTTGGAGGCGTTTTTGCAACCGACTTGGCATGGTGTTTTTCGACGCAATTTTGATCGTTGGTTTGTTTGCCGTTAGTTTTCCTGTCAGATCGACAGAGCTGATGGTCGTTGGTAGATTATTACTCGGCACTGGTTCAGGCGGTTTGTCCGCTATCGTACCTGCATACGTTGGTGAAATTTCGCATCCGAAATTCCGAG gCAGATTAAGTGCATTGTTTCCTATGATCATGGTTATGGGCGTCATGATATCTGACGTGTTTGGCCCATTCAAACAATATGATTATCAGCAACCTTTCAACATATCGTTCAACGTATTTTGTTGCTCGATCATTATATTACACGTGATCGgattatattttgatcataAATCGCTGCATTCGTCGTCAAGAAGTTTTTTCGAACAGCACCATCACAACATTTACTCTTTAAATGCGATTAATTTGTTGAGTCAACACAACTGGATAAAAGCATTTTTCTTACCTtcaatg agttGTTTTGATAATTGCTATAACGCATTTCGACGGAGCTCATGGCATGGATTGGATGCATCGCATAATTACCGTACGGATTTCAGAGCATTGTTTATCGGTGTAGGATGCATGTTTTTCCATCAAATGTGTGGAATAAATGTAATGGTATCATACATGattcatacaattaaaatggCTGACATTCATGTAGACCCTAAAACGGTTTTCATCACATTAGAAATTGTTCAG gtCATTGTGATGTGTATCGCAATAATTATCATAGACAGCAGAGGTCGtcgcatattattaatatcttcggcagttattatgtgtttttgttttgctaGTTTGGCATTTtgcaacttttttaaaatgcaaCTAAATGCTActacattgaataatatatcaatgatttgcattatgtttttcattttggCTTATTCTTTAGGATTTGGACCAGTGCCTTGGGTTATAGTGGGAGAAATATTTTCGATGAaa gtaaaaCCGTACGGAGTAAGCTTAGCCACAGCTATAAACTGGCTAATGATGTTAGCAGGTGCTTATTTTCCAAACGAAAAcaacacatttttagaaatcGAATATGTCTTCTTGGTTCGCTTTGTTTTATGCTTGTTTGGTGCATTATTTGCGTGGTGGTTCATACCAGAGACAAAAAAAATCAGCTTAACACAGATCCAGTTGGAAATAGATGCtaattttgaagttatatcatatataccagtttaa